The following are encoded together in the Micromonospora lupini genome:
- a CDS encoding 4'-phosphopantetheinyl transferase family protein — MRDLLPSTVAVAVAAPDDWTGELLTAEEACLGERAVQARRRDFTAGRVCARRAMTDLGLPAVAVPAAANRAPIWPAGVVGAITHTTGYCAAAAARVTDLRSVGMDAELHREVNAGVRRLVLLPEEEDSLARLPSDIFWPVVLFSAKETIYKVWHPVVGSWLDFHDAHLTLDPDAGTFTARIAPARVDAAEVDDPPSTITGRFVVADGLVRTAAVLTLR; from the coding sequence GTGCGTGACCTCCTGCCTTCGACGGTCGCCGTGGCTGTCGCCGCGCCCGACGACTGGACCGGCGAGCTCCTCACCGCCGAAGAGGCGTGCCTCGGTGAGCGGGCGGTACAGGCCCGTCGGCGGGACTTCACCGCCGGCCGGGTGTGCGCCCGCCGGGCGATGACCGACCTCGGCCTGCCGGCGGTGGCCGTGCCGGCCGCCGCCAACCGCGCGCCGATCTGGCCCGCCGGGGTGGTCGGGGCCATCACCCACACCACCGGCTACTGCGCCGCCGCCGCGGCGCGCGTCACCGACCTGCGCTCGGTCGGCATGGACGCCGAACTGCACCGCGAGGTCAATGCGGGGGTACGCCGACTCGTGCTGCTGCCCGAGGAGGAGGACAGCCTTGCGCGGCTACCCTCCGACATCTTCTGGCCCGTCGTGCTGTTCAGCGCCAAGGAGACCATCTACAAGGTCTGGCACCCCGTCGTCGGAAGCTGGCTGGACTTCCACGACGCCCACCTCACGCTGGATCCGGACGCCGGCACGTTCACGGCCCGGATCGCACCGGCGCGTGTGGACGCGGCGGAGGTCGACGATCCGCCGAGCACGATCACCGGCCGTTTCGTGGTCGCCGACGGCCTGGTCCGCACCGCCGCCGTCCTCACGCTCCGCTGA
- a CDS encoding peptidase: MRTALFRSLAALLAAGGAALLPAAAVAAPTPSPGATPVTRAGTSFLTATPITAGQPVRVDASVGDHLYWSFSATAGQVHEISATVTFPKARSGASTWTVDVFDGLRRRQACTAGAQTPTVDGKASSVALGCTLREVRPWAEPWSADPLPGTYVVRLSVVDLPEPDLGAPVDVDLLVGVVADRGASADDGELAAPLVPNTTAGTVLNAVPTPDPEAADEGDSPADWLPDLGSRWIWTGIGGVLAAVAGVVGFALTRRPRRA; the protein is encoded by the coding sequence ATGCGAACCGCACTGTTCCGGTCACTGGCGGCGCTGCTCGCCGCCGGTGGGGCCGCGCTGCTGCCCGCTGCGGCCGTGGCCGCCCCCACCCCGTCTCCGGGCGCCACGCCGGTGACCCGGGCCGGCACCTCGTTCCTCACCGCCACCCCGATCACGGCCGGCCAGCCGGTGCGGGTGGACGCCTCGGTCGGCGACCACCTCTACTGGTCGTTCTCGGCGACCGCCGGTCAGGTGCACGAGATCAGCGCCACAGTCACCTTCCCGAAGGCACGCAGCGGCGCCTCCACCTGGACCGTGGACGTGTTCGACGGGCTGCGCCGACGGCAGGCGTGCACCGCCGGGGCGCAGACCCCGACTGTGGACGGCAAGGCGTCGAGCGTGGCGCTGGGCTGCACCCTGCGCGAGGTGCGCCCGTGGGCGGAGCCGTGGTCGGCCGACCCGCTGCCCGGCACGTACGTCGTCCGACTCTCCGTCGTCGACCTGCCCGAGCCGGATCTGGGCGCGCCCGTCGACGTGGACCTGCTGGTCGGCGTGGTCGCGGACCGGGGCGCCTCGGCCGACGACGGTGAGCTGGCCGCGCCACTGGTGCCGAACACCACGGCGGGGACCGTGCTCAACGCCGTACCGACGCCCGACCCGGAGGCCGCCGACGAGGGCGACTCGCCGGCGGACTGGTTGCCGGATCTCGGCTCGCGGTGGATCTGGACCGGCATCGGCGGCGTGCTCGCCGCGGTGGCCGGGGTGGTCGGCTTCGCGCTGACCCGGCGGCCCCGCCGGGCCTGA
- a CDS encoding VWA domain-containing protein, which yields MINFRRSAAVLLGLLATTALTGPVPAAADEEQAAEPPRVELVLDVSGSMRAADIDGRSRISVAQQAFNDVVDALPEETQLGIRVLGATYKGKDKKVGCQDTQQIVPVGPVDRTRAKAAVATLRPTGFTPVGLALRSAAQDLGAGATTRRIVLITDGEDTCAPPDPCQVARELAAQGTSLVVDTLGLAPDEKVRRQLLCIAAATGGTYTAAQSADELTGRIKQLVERAGDTHTRAPTVVGGADACDSAPLLAPGVYADREAFSEHRYYRVPVRPGQELRASVSMALDRPVNRDYGVLLRATAADGRELVRGADAGSGRADVLSAGLRWSATADDEDAADDENATAETSTPVVEPTTVCLVVSNSFAARPGTAATPGMPVELTIDVVAAAGAPDGPDLGRGWVLLALLTVAGLLTGLIAGLLTRWWVATWREN from the coding sequence GTGATCAACTTCAGACGATCGGCGGCCGTCCTCCTCGGACTGCTGGCGACCACCGCGCTGACCGGGCCGGTCCCGGCGGCGGCCGACGAGGAGCAGGCGGCCGAGCCGCCCCGGGTCGAGCTGGTGCTCGACGTCAGCGGCTCGATGCGGGCCGCGGACATCGACGGCCGCAGCCGGATCTCGGTGGCCCAGCAGGCGTTCAACGACGTGGTGGACGCGCTGCCGGAGGAGACCCAGCTCGGCATCCGGGTGCTCGGCGCGACCTACAAGGGCAAGGACAAGAAGGTCGGCTGCCAGGACACCCAGCAGATCGTGCCGGTCGGTCCGGTCGACCGGACCCGGGCCAAGGCGGCGGTCGCGACGCTCCGACCGACCGGGTTCACCCCGGTCGGTCTCGCACTACGCTCCGCCGCGCAGGACCTGGGCGCCGGCGCCACCACCCGGAGGATCGTGCTGATCACCGACGGGGAGGACACCTGCGCGCCGCCGGACCCGTGCCAGGTAGCCCGGGAACTGGCCGCGCAGGGCACCAGCCTGGTCGTCGACACGCTCGGTCTCGCGCCCGACGAGAAGGTACGCCGCCAGTTGCTCTGCATCGCCGCGGCGACCGGGGGCACCTACACCGCGGCGCAGAGCGCCGACGAGCTGACCGGCCGGATCAAACAGCTCGTCGAGCGGGCCGGTGACACCCACACCCGTGCTCCGACAGTGGTCGGCGGCGCGGACGCCTGTGACTCCGCGCCGCTGCTCGCCCCCGGCGTGTACGCCGACCGGGAGGCGTTCTCCGAGCACCGCTACTACCGGGTGCCCGTACGCCCCGGGCAGGAGCTGCGCGCGTCGGTGAGCATGGCGCTGGACCGGCCGGTGAACCGGGACTACGGGGTGCTGCTGCGGGCCACCGCCGCGGACGGCCGGGAACTGGTCCGTGGCGCGGACGCCGGCAGCGGCCGGGCCGACGTGCTCTCCGCCGGTCTGCGCTGGTCGGCCACCGCCGACGACGAGGACGCCGCCGACGACGAGAACGCGACCGCCGAGACCTCCACGCCAGTCGTCGAGCCCACCACCGTCTGCCTGGTGGTGAGCAACTCGTTCGCCGCACGCCCGGGCACCGCGGCGACGCCAGGCATGCCTGTGGAGCTGACCATCGACGTGGTCGCCGCCGCGGGGGCCCCGGACGGACCCGACCTCGGCCGGGGCTGGGTGCTGCTCGCCCTGCTCACCGTGGCCGGCCTGCTCACCGGCCTGATCGCCGGCCTGCTCACCCGCTGGTGGGTCGCCACCTGGAGGGAGAACTGA
- a CDS encoding MmcQ/YjbR family DNA-binding protein, translated as MELLERVRTICLALPEVTERPSHGSPTWFVRDKSVFVTLHADGHHQNDFPHLWCAAPTGAQAELTAADPARFFRPPYVGGRGWLGVRLDSDVDWTEIDELCRDAYREIAPKRLVALLDPPA; from the coding sequence GTGGAGCTGCTGGAACGGGTCCGGACGATCTGCCTCGCGCTGCCCGAGGTGACCGAGCGCCCCAGCCACGGGTCACCTACCTGGTTCGTGCGGGACAAGAGCGTGTTCGTCACCCTGCACGCCGACGGGCACCACCAGAACGACTTCCCCCACCTGTGGTGCGCCGCGCCGACCGGCGCCCAGGCGGAGTTGACCGCCGCCGACCCGGCCCGCTTCTTCCGCCCGCCCTACGTCGGCGGCCGGGGGTGGCTCGGCGTCCGGCTCGACAGCGACGTCGACTGGACCGAGATCGACGAGTTGTGCCGGGACGCGTATCGGGAGATCGCGCCGAAGCGGCTTGTCGCGCTGCTCGACCCGCCCGCCTGA
- a CDS encoding dolichyl-phosphate-mannose--protein mannosyltransferase — translation MDPFSWLATAVVVAIAAILRFVGLSSPKGKIFDETYYAKDAYGLISRGVEWNYKDNVPSYVVHPPLGKWLIGVGEWAFGYQDADSKVSVGGHLFTTAPEFGWRFSAALIGTLSVLLLVRIGRRLFRSTVLGCAAGLLLALDGFHLVLSRAALLDIFLLFFVLAAFGALVLDRDSRRRRWARALDDGLDPSLPGRAGRPPTGWRTWPWWRLAAGVLIGCACAVKWSGLYFVPAFALLVVLWEVGVRRSAGVRRPWRDTLLDEVPWLVLAGVLMVGTYLATWSGWLLSDDGYYRLASAYPSAPLSDTPVIGPLINLFEYHRAAYGFHAQLDDPHKYQSWPWQWLLLGRPVAFHWSGDGACGAPTCASEILLLGTPLLWWSFLPALVALVWLGVARRDWRAGAILLTVAAGLLPWFWFALDGRTMFSFYVAPALPFLVLAVVYVLGALIAPAGGDVGEMAALVPGDAGYERRLVGSVAAGAYVLLVALCFAYFYPIFVGRLIPYSDWLSRMWLDGRWI, via the coding sequence ATGGACCCGTTCTCGTGGCTCGCCACCGCCGTGGTGGTGGCGATCGCCGCGATCCTGCGCTTCGTGGGCCTGTCCAGCCCCAAGGGCAAGATCTTCGACGAGACGTACTACGCCAAGGACGCGTACGGGCTGATCAGCCGGGGCGTCGAGTGGAACTACAAGGACAACGTCCCGTCGTACGTGGTGCACCCTCCGCTGGGCAAGTGGCTGATCGGCGTGGGTGAGTGGGCCTTCGGCTATCAGGACGCGGACTCGAAGGTCTCCGTCGGCGGGCACCTGTTCACCACCGCCCCCGAGTTCGGCTGGCGGTTCTCGGCGGCCCTGATCGGCACGCTGTCCGTGCTGCTGCTGGTCCGCATCGGCCGGCGGCTGTTCCGCTCGACGGTGCTCGGCTGCGCGGCCGGCCTGCTGCTCGCGCTCGACGGCTTCCACCTGGTGCTGTCGCGCGCGGCGCTGCTCGACATCTTCCTGCTGTTCTTCGTGCTGGCCGCCTTCGGCGCTCTGGTGCTCGACCGGGACTCCCGACGCCGACGCTGGGCGCGCGCCCTGGACGACGGGCTCGACCCGAGCCTGCCGGGCCGTGCCGGCCGCCCGCCGACCGGCTGGCGCACCTGGCCGTGGTGGCGGCTCGCCGCCGGGGTGCTGATCGGCTGCGCCTGCGCGGTCAAGTGGAGCGGCCTGTACTTCGTGCCGGCCTTCGCGCTGCTCGTGGTTCTCTGGGAGGTCGGCGTCCGCCGCTCGGCTGGCGTCCGCCGGCCCTGGCGCGACACCCTCCTCGACGAGGTGCCCTGGCTGGTGCTGGCCGGCGTGCTGATGGTCGGCACCTACCTCGCCACCTGGTCGGGGTGGCTGCTCAGCGACGACGGCTACTACCGGCTGGCGTCGGCCTACCCGAGCGCCCCGCTCAGCGACACCCCGGTGATCGGTCCGCTGATCAACCTCTTCGAGTACCACCGCGCGGCGTACGGCTTCCACGCGCAGCTCGACGATCCGCACAAGTACCAGTCGTGGCCGTGGCAGTGGCTGCTGCTCGGGCGGCCGGTCGCGTTCCACTGGTCCGGCGACGGCGCCTGCGGCGCACCGACCTGCGCCTCGGAGATCCTTCTGCTCGGCACCCCGCTGCTCTGGTGGTCGTTCCTGCCCGCCCTGGTGGCGCTGGTCTGGCTGGGCGTGGCGCGGCGGGACTGGCGGGCCGGCGCGATCCTGCTCACCGTGGCCGCCGGGCTGCTGCCCTGGTTCTGGTTCGCCCTCGACGGTCGGACGATGTTCTCGTTCTACGTCGCGCCGGCGCTGCCGTTCCTGGTGCTGGCAGTGGTGTACGTGCTCGGTGCGCTCATCGCCCCGGCCGGGGGTGACGTGGGTGAGATGGCGGCCCTGGTGCCCGGCGACGCCGGCTACGAACGCCGGCTGGTGGGCAGCGTCGCGGCCGGGGCGTACGTGCTGCTGGTGGCGCTGTGCTTCGCGTACTTCTACCCGATCTTCGTGGGCCGGCTGATCCCGTACTCGGACTGGCTGTCGCGAATGTGGCTCGACGGCCGCTGGATATAA
- the rsmI gene encoding 16S rRNA (cytidine(1402)-2'-O)-methyltransferase: MSEAGRLILLGAPLGNPADASARFREVLASADVVAAEDTRRLTRLARDLDITVGGRIVSYFEGNEERRTPELVEVILGGYAVALVTDGGMPSVSDPGYRLVRAALDVGAPVTVAPGPSAVTTALAVSGLPCDRFCFEGFLPRSGSARRSRLRALAAEERTLVFFEAPHRIGAALADLAETFGADRPAALCRELTKTYEEVLRRPLGELARWAAEGDPRGEITLVVAGSPATAPERPDDDALRAAVAEREAAGRSRRDAITDVATEFALRRREVYTIVHS, encoded by the coding sequence ATGTCCGAAGCTGGGCGCCTGATCCTGCTCGGTGCCCCGCTCGGCAACCCCGCCGACGCCTCGGCCCGGTTCCGAGAGGTGCTGGCCAGCGCCGACGTGGTGGCCGCCGAGGACACCCGCCGCCTCACCCGGCTGGCCCGCGACCTCGACATCACAGTCGGAGGCCGGATCGTCTCCTACTTCGAGGGCAACGAGGAGCGGCGTACGCCCGAACTGGTCGAGGTCATCCTCGGCGGGTACGCGGTGGCGCTGGTGACCGACGGCGGCATGCCGAGCGTCTCCGACCCGGGTTACCGGCTGGTCCGGGCCGCGCTGGACGTCGGGGCGCCGGTCACCGTCGCGCCCGGGCCCAGTGCGGTGACCACCGCCCTCGCCGTCTCCGGGCTGCCCTGTGACAGGTTCTGCTTCGAGGGGTTCCTGCCCCGCAGCGGGAGCGCCCGCCGGTCCCGGCTGCGCGCCCTCGCCGCCGAGGAGCGCACCCTCGTCTTCTTCGAGGCGCCGCACCGGATCGGCGCGGCGCTCGCCGACCTGGCCGAGACGTTCGGTGCGGACCGGCCGGCCGCGCTCTGCCGGGAACTCACCAAGACCTACGAGGAGGTGCTCCGCCGCCCCCTCGGCGAGCTGGCCCGGTGGGCTGCCGAGGGCGATCCGCGCGGGGAGATCACACTGGTGGTGGCCGGCTCACCGGCGACCGCCCCGGAACGCCCCGACGACGACGCCCTGCGCGCGGCAGTCGCCGAGCGGGAGGCCGCCGGCCGGTCCCGCCGGGACGCCATCACCGACGTCGCCACCGAATTCGCGCTGCGCCGCCGCGAGGTCTACACGATCGTGCACAGCTGA
- the metG gene encoding methionine--tRNA ligase, which translates to MSHVLAAVAWPYANGPRHIGHVSGFGVPSDVFARYMRMAGHDVLMVSGTDEHGTPIQVQADADGVTPRELADRYNRVIVEDLHGLGLSYDLFTRTTTRNHYAVVQELFEGMYRNGYIVPKTTMGAISPSTGRTLPDRYIEGTCPICGYDSARGDQCDNCGNQLDPIDLIDPKSRINGETPKFVETEHFFLDLPALADVLRQWLDTREGWRPNVLRFSRNLLDDLQPRAITRDLEWGVPIPLDGWRDRTDKRIYVWFDAVIGYLSASIEWARRSGDPEAWRRWWSADGEGKDARSYYFMGKDNIVFHSVIWPALLSGYSGEGSRDGEPGELGQLNLPTEVVSSEYLTMEGRKFSSSRKVVIYVREFLERYDADALRYFIAAAGPESNDTDFTWAEFLRRNNDELVAGWGNLVNRCVSMAAKNFGAIPSIDPAGLTEADEALLAVSRAGFDTVGDLIGRHRQKQAIGEAMKVVAEANKYLSEQAPWKLKDEADKPRMGTILHVALQVISDANTLLTPFLPHSAQQVHELLGRTGVHAPMPVIEQVDDLDGGPSYPVLTGDYTVGARWESVPLEAGTPLATPKPVFRKLDPSIVEEELARLAG; encoded by the coding sequence ATGAGTCACGTTCTCGCGGCAGTGGCCTGGCCGTACGCCAACGGCCCCCGCCACATCGGCCACGTCTCCGGTTTCGGCGTTCCCTCCGACGTCTTCGCCCGGTACATGCGGATGGCCGGCCACGACGTGCTCATGGTCTCCGGCACCGACGAGCACGGCACCCCCATCCAGGTGCAGGCCGACGCCGACGGGGTGACCCCGCGCGAGCTGGCCGACAGGTACAACAGGGTGATCGTCGAGGACCTGCACGGCCTCGGACTCTCCTACGACCTGTTCACCCGCACCACCACCCGCAACCACTACGCGGTGGTGCAGGAGCTGTTCGAGGGGATGTACCGCAACGGCTACATCGTGCCGAAGACCACCATGGGCGCGATCTCGCCGTCCACCGGGCGCACCCTGCCCGACCGGTACATCGAGGGCACCTGCCCGATCTGCGGGTACGACAGCGCCCGCGGCGACCAGTGCGACAACTGCGGCAACCAGCTCGACCCGATCGACCTGATCGACCCGAAGTCGCGGATCAACGGGGAGACCCCGAAGTTCGTCGAGACCGAGCACTTCTTCCTGGACCTGCCCGCCCTGGCCGACGTGCTCCGCCAGTGGCTGGACACCCGGGAGGGGTGGCGGCCCAACGTGCTGCGGTTCTCCCGCAACCTGCTCGACGACCTCCAGCCCCGGGCGATCACGCGCGACCTGGAGTGGGGCGTGCCGATCCCGCTGGACGGCTGGCGGGACCGCACCGACAAGCGGATCTACGTCTGGTTCGACGCGGTGATCGGCTACCTGTCCGCCTCGATCGAGTGGGCCCGCCGCTCCGGCGACCCGGAGGCGTGGCGCAGGTGGTGGTCCGCCGACGGGGAGGGCAAGGACGCCCGGTCCTACTACTTCATGGGCAAGGACAACATCGTCTTCCACTCGGTGATCTGGCCGGCGCTGCTCTCCGGATACTCCGGCGAGGGCTCCCGCGACGGCGAGCCGGGCGAGCTGGGCCAGCTCAACCTGCCCACCGAGGTGGTTTCCAGCGAATACCTGACCATGGAGGGGCGCAAGTTCTCCTCGTCCCGCAAGGTGGTCATCTACGTCCGCGAGTTCCTGGAGCGCTACGACGCCGACGCGCTGCGCTACTTCATCGCCGCCGCCGGGCCGGAGAGCAACGACACCGACTTCACCTGGGCCGAGTTCCTGCGCCGCAACAACGACGAGCTGGTCGCCGGCTGGGGCAACCTGGTCAACAGGTGCGTCTCGATGGCCGCGAAGAACTTCGGGGCGATCCCCTCGATCGACCCGGCCGGCCTCACCGAGGCCGACGAGGCGCTGCTCGCGGTGTCCCGCGCCGGGTTCGACACGGTCGGCGACCTGATCGGCCGGCACCGGCAGAAGCAGGCCATCGGCGAGGCCATGAAGGTGGTCGCCGAGGCCAACAAATACCTGTCCGAGCAGGCGCCGTGGAAGCTCAAGGACGAGGCAGACAAGCCCCGGATGGGCACCATCCTGCACGTCGCCCTCCAGGTGATCAGCGACGCCAACACGCTGCTCACCCCGTTCCTGCCGCACTCCGCGCAGCAGGTGCACGAGCTGCTGGGCCGCACCGGCGTGCACGCGCCGATGCCTGTCATCGAGCAGGTCGACGACCTGGACGGCGGTCCGTCGTACCCGGTGTTGACCGGGGACTACACGGTGGGCGCGCGCTGGGAGTCGGTACCGCTGGAGGCCGGCACGCCGCTGGCCACGCCGAAGCCGGTGTTCCGCAAGCTCGACCCGTCGATCGTCGAGGAGGAGCTGGCCCGACTGGCCGGCTGA
- a CDS encoding TatD family hydrolase, giving the protein MLSLMSEPTETRRERAARRAGEFPPAPEPLPRPVLDSHTHLDITVSEAGVPGGGPSDDPVATAITVAATVGVDRLVQVGVDVTSSRWGADIADRCPAVLATVALHPNEAPRLADLDEALREIESLAARDRVRGIGETGMDFFRTGDEGRAAQETSFRAHIAIAKRYGRTLVIHDRDAHADVLRILDDEGAPDTVVLHCFSGDAEFARECVRRGYLLSFAGTVTFGSATALREAAALTPLDQILVETDAPYLTPVPYRGRPNASYLIPLTVRLLAATTGSDLDELCAAISATGDRAFGPW; this is encoded by the coding sequence ATGCTGTCGCTGATGAGCGAGCCGACTGAAACCCGCCGCGAGCGTGCCGCCCGGCGGGCCGGAGAGTTCCCGCCCGCCCCCGAGCCGTTGCCCCGGCCGGTGCTGGACAGCCACACCCACCTGGACATCACCGTGAGCGAGGCCGGCGTGCCCGGCGGCGGGCCGTCCGACGACCCGGTCGCCACGGCGATCACGGTGGCCGCCACTGTCGGCGTGGACCGGCTGGTCCAGGTGGGCGTGGACGTGACCTCCTCGCGGTGGGGCGCGGACATCGCCGACCGCTGTCCCGCCGTGCTGGCCACCGTGGCGCTGCACCCCAACGAGGCGCCCCGGCTGGCTGACCTCGACGAGGCCCTGCGGGAGATCGAGTCCCTCGCCGCCCGCGACCGGGTCCGGGGGATCGGCGAGACCGGCATGGACTTCTTCCGCACCGGCGACGAGGGACGCGCCGCGCAGGAGACGAGCTTCCGGGCGCACATCGCCATCGCCAAGCGGTACGGCAGGACGCTCGTCATCCACGACCGGGACGCGCACGCCGACGTGCTGCGGATCCTGGACGACGAGGGCGCACCGGACACGGTGGTGCTGCACTGCTTCTCCGGTGACGCCGAGTTCGCTCGCGAGTGCGTGCGCCGGGGCTACCTGCTCAGCTTCGCCGGCACGGTCACCTTCGGCAGCGCCACCGCTCTACGCGAGGCCGCCGCGCTCACCCCGCTGGACCAGATCCTCGTGGAGACCGACGCTCCCTACCTCACTCCGGTCCCGTACCGGGGGCGGCCGAACGCCTCGTACCTCATCCCCCTCACCGTCCGTCTCCTCGCCGCGACCACCGGCAGCGACCTCGACGAGCTGTGCGCGGCCATCTCCGCCACCGGCGATCGGGCCTTCGGGCCGTGGTGA
- the rsmA gene encoding 16S rRNA (adenine(1518)-N(6)/adenine(1519)-N(6))-dimethyltransferase RsmA — MTGLLGPAEIRELAARLGVAPTKKLGQNFVHDPNTVRRIVTAAGLTPDDVALEVGPGLGSLTLGLLPVAGHVHAVEIDPTLAGALPETAARHAGPDAARLTVHRADALRVRAAELDDPPPTALVANLPYNVAVPVVLHLLAELPSLRHGLVMVQKEVADRLVAGPGSKVYGIPSVKLAWYAHARSAGKVPPNVFWPVPNVDSGLVAFTCHEPPRADVPRERVFAVVDAAFAQRRKTLRAALAGWAGGPDRAAAALTAAGVDPGARGESLTVDQFAAIAASAPAGTRAAT; from the coding sequence ATGACCGGTCTCCTCGGCCCGGCGGAGATCCGGGAGCTGGCCGCCCGGTTGGGCGTCGCACCCACCAAGAAGCTCGGCCAGAACTTCGTGCACGACCCGAACACCGTGCGCCGGATCGTCACCGCAGCCGGCCTGACCCCCGACGACGTGGCCCTGGAGGTCGGCCCGGGGCTCGGATCACTGACCCTGGGGCTGCTGCCGGTCGCCGGGCACGTGCACGCCGTGGAGATCGATCCGACGCTCGCCGGCGCGTTGCCGGAGACCGCCGCCCGGCACGCCGGACCGGACGCCGCCCGCCTCACCGTGCACCGCGCCGACGCGCTGCGCGTCCGCGCCGCCGAGCTGGACGACCCGCCGCCGACCGCGCTCGTCGCGAACCTGCCCTACAACGTGGCGGTGCCGGTGGTGCTGCACCTCCTCGCCGAGCTGCCCAGCCTGCGGCACGGCCTGGTGATGGTGCAGAAGGAGGTCGCCGACCGGCTCGTCGCCGGTCCCGGCTCCAAGGTGTACGGCATCCCGTCGGTCAAGCTCGCCTGGTACGCCCACGCCCGGAGCGCCGGCAAGGTGCCACCGAACGTGTTCTGGCCGGTGCCCAACGTCGACTCCGGTCTGGTCGCCTTCACCTGCCACGAACCGCCCCGCGCCGACGTACCCCGGGAGCGGGTCTTCGCCGTCGTGGACGCGGCGTTCGCGCAGCGTCGCAAGACCCTGCGCGCCGCGTTGGCCGGCTGGGCCGGTGGTCCGGACCGGGCCGCCGCCGCGCTCACCGCCGCCGGCGTCGACCCCGGCGCCCGGGGGGAGTCACTCACCGTCGACCAGTTCGCCGCCATCGCCGCGTCGGCCCCGGCCGGTACGCGGGCCGCGACGTAG
- a CDS encoding Uma2 family endonuclease, with amino-acid sequence MTAQPIEPAAHGMWTPDPVRQRLANHTIEDVLALPDDAPRVELRDGVLVVVPSPTFGHQNIGNLLWMWLRQFAPVELTPATAVGVAINYRNSLEPDVVLLKRPVAADHHYFEAEQVVLAVEVVSPGTRRRDRLEKPADFADAGVPHYWRIEQNPVHVYAYDLVDGRYELAADSAEELIVAKPFDIRLRVRDITP; translated from the coding sequence GTGACCGCGCAGCCGATCGAGCCCGCCGCCCACGGGATGTGGACCCCGGATCCCGTGCGGCAGCGGCTGGCCAACCACACCATCGAGGACGTGCTGGCCCTGCCCGACGACGCCCCCCGCGTCGAGCTACGTGACGGAGTCCTCGTCGTGGTCCCCTCCCCGACCTTTGGTCATCAGAACATCGGCAACCTGTTGTGGATGTGGTTGCGGCAGTTCGCGCCGGTCGAGCTGACTCCGGCCACCGCCGTCGGGGTGGCGATCAACTACCGGAACTCCCTCGAGCCGGACGTCGTCCTGCTGAAGCGTCCGGTGGCGGCCGACCATCACTACTTCGAGGCTGAGCAGGTCGTGCTCGCCGTCGAGGTCGTCTCGCCCGGCACCCGACGTCGGGACCGGCTGGAGAAGCCTGCCGACTTCGCCGACGCCGGGGTCCCGCACTACTGGCGCATCGAGCAGAATCCGGTGCACGTGTACGCGTACGACCTGGTCGACGGCCGCTACGAGCTGGCCGCCGACTCTGCCGAGGAGCTGATCGTGGCCAAGCCGTTCGACATCCGCCTGCGCGTGCGGGACATCACCCCGTGA
- a CDS encoding 4-(cytidine 5'-diphospho)-2-C-methyl-D-erythritol kinase, producing the protein MTEAWRPDDEDERRGALGPVKVRVPAKVNLHLGVGPLRRDGYHELNTVYHAISIYDELTARRGDTLALTMEGEGTGELALDDTNLVIRAAHALAGYAGVLPHARLHLRKQIPLAGGLAGGSADAAAALVACDALWGTGLSRDELAGIAADLGSDVPFLIYGGTALGTGRGEAVSPVLARATSWHWVVAIADSGLSTPAAYRELDRLRDSGAAGAPLGSTDALLGALRQRDPRVLAGTLGNDLQDAALAMRPALADTLKAGEAAGALTGIVSGSGPTCVFLAADAADAGRIAAELTSAGVCREARVAHGPVAGARIG; encoded by the coding sequence GTGACCGAGGCCTGGCGACCGGACGACGAGGACGAGCGACGCGGGGCTCTCGGTCCGGTGAAGGTCCGGGTGCCCGCGAAGGTCAACCTGCACCTCGGGGTGGGCCCGCTGCGCAGGGACGGCTACCACGAGCTGAACACCGTCTACCACGCCATCTCGATCTACGACGAGCTGACCGCCCGCCGGGGCGACACCCTCGCCCTGACCATGGAGGGCGAGGGCACCGGCGAGTTGGCGCTCGACGACACCAACCTGGTGATCCGCGCCGCGCACGCCCTCGCCGGGTACGCGGGCGTGCTGCCGCACGCCCGGCTGCACCTGCGCAAGCAGATCCCGCTCGCCGGCGGACTGGCTGGCGGGAGCGCCGACGCGGCCGCGGCCCTGGTGGCCTGCGACGCCCTCTGGGGCACCGGGCTGTCCCGTGACGAGCTGGCCGGAATCGCCGCCGACCTGGGCTCCGACGTGCCGTTCCTGATCTACGGCGGCACCGCGCTGGGCACCGGCCGGGGTGAGGCGGTCAGCCCCGTGCTGGCCCGGGCCACCTCCTGGCACTGGGTCGTGGCGATCGCCGACAGCGGCCTGTCCACCCCTGCCGCGTACCGCGAGCTGGACCGGCTGCGCGACTCCGGCGCCGCCGGCGCCCCGCTGGGCAGCACCGACGCGCTGCTGGGCGCGCTGCGTCAGCGTGACCCGCGGGTCCTCGCCGGTACCCTCGGCAACGACCTACAGGACGCCGCGCTTGCCATGCGGCCCGCGCTTGCCGACACCCTGAAGGCCGGCGAGGCGGCCGGCGCGCTCACCGGCATCGTCTCCGGCTCCGGCCCGACCTGCGTCTTCCTCGCCGCCGACGCCGCCGACGCCGGGCGGATCGCCGCCGAGCTGACAAGCGCCGGCGTGTGCCGGGAGGCGCGGGTCGCGCACGGCCCGGTCGCCGGCGCCCGCATCGGCTGA